The genomic stretch ACACGGCCGTCAGACCCGCATAGAAGGCGTGGCAAAGGATATTCGATCAGGTTACGTGTCGAGTAACCGACATCGACGTTTTGACCTTCTCGGACGAAGGAGGCCGTTTCCGCAAAATGTGCGACAGAGAAGGGTGATTTCGTTTCCGCGCGTTCGAACAGGTCTGGATGGTTACAAACCTTCCGAAACTGCATGACCAAGTTCATCAACGTCGTGCTGTCGGCCTCATCGCCAACAGCAGCCTTCTCGATAAGGTCCATGATGCTGACGCGGTTTCGCAAGTTAGTGTAGTAGGCCCGCTGACGGTATGTCAGATCACAGAAGACATCTTTCTCAACCTTGTCCCCAAGCTCCTGCTGGACGTGCTTCTTAACACGACGAAGCATGAAGGGCTTCAAAATCATGTGGAGACGCTTCAGCTGGTCCTCATTCAATTTGGTGTTACTTTGAGCGTGAGACTCGATATCTTTGGAGAACCACTCGCTGAACTCGTCGTGAGAGTCAAACAAGGTGGGCATGATAAAGTGGAGCAAAGCCCACAGCTCCTGCATGTTATTTTGAATAGGCGTACcagtgaggaggaggcggttACGACAGGAGAACCCCAGGAGGTTTTTCCAACGGGAGCTTTGCGAGGATTTGATTGCCTGGGCTTCATCCAAAATCATATATTGCCACTTCACCTTTTGGAAGTACTGCGCATCGAGGACCACTAGCTGGTAGGATGTCACTAGGACGTGGAATTCGGACTCCTTGGTGTAGGTGATGTGCTTGCGGTCCCAGAACTTGCGAAGAATCTTGCGGTCTTTTGCTGAGCCCCAGTAAGGAAGAACTTTTATGTCTGGAACAAATTTGGTAATTTCCTGTTGCCAATTGTGTAGGGTCGAGGCGGGTGCAATGACTAAAAATGGCCCCCAAATATTGTGAACTTCGGCGAGGTAGGCCATAACCGAGATAGACTGAATGGTCTTTCCCAGACCCATTTCGTCGGCCAAGATACCGTTGATACCTTGTTCGTATAAGTTGACAAGCCAATTGAGGCCTTTCAGCTGATATTCCTTCAATTTTGCCGTGAGCATGGTGGGTTGCGATATCTCAATGTCACCCAGACTCGTGGGGTTTTGGAAGTTCAATTCACCCTCGTCCAAAGCAGCCATATGATCCTGCCCGTCATTGAAGGCTCGCGCTCGGTCTTGGGCCTCCTTAACGGCATTCTGCGCGTTGGCCATTGCTGCCTGTCGTAGGGCCGTTTCATCTTCTGCGTCGAAATCGAGATCCTCAAAGTTGGTCACCTTAGCGCCAGCATCCTCCATAGCATGTTCTTCGTCTTTACCAGGTTGAACTGTTTCATCCGATCCCTCAACGGCAGTATCACCAGAGTCTCCCTCGGCACCCTTGATTTTGCGGCCAATGAAGTGAGAGTATAGTTCGGTTTGGGATATAAGGAAATTGAGTTTGCGTCTCTGGCGGTTGGCTTCacgttctgcttctgctttcttggcCGACTCAATTTCCTGCCTTTCAGCAAGGCGGCGTAGATCACGCTCTTCACGCTCGTTGCGCTTCCAAAAAGACATCATTTCACGCATAGTCCGCTTGGCCCGGGCTTGGGTATCCTTCATACTCTTATTCGTACGTTCCTGCCACTTTCGAGACTGCTTACTGGCTAGCTGAGCAGTCTTGCGCAGATTCTCCTGGCGAGTGCTGAGCGAGAGGGCCTTAATGCGGTAGACCTTGGGAATATCTTTACGGGCAATATCTCGCCAGATTTGTTCATAAATCTGATTGTAGCCTTTTGTTTCGAAGGCGGACAGGGGCGCGGGGCTACTCTCCTTGGAGCGGCTgcctttggcttccttcttgagaGATTCCTTACGTGGATCTTCTTTGGGCGCAAGAGGAAGTGGCTCATCATTTTCCATAGCAGCATAAGCGGCCTCTGCCGCATCTTTCTCGGcttgcttttgctccttTGACTTCTTGGGCCGTGTAACAGGACCTCCACGTCCCGATTTCCGCCTCGATGGGGAGCTTCGGCCAATGTGGAAAGAGCTGGTAGTGCCACCTTCGAGGTTTGGTGCCAGCGGGGTGACCTCGCCGATCTCTTCAGGCGCTGTGACACCTTCCAGGGCTCGCTTGGTAGtcttgattttcctttgtgCCCGTTCTGCTTCACGCAAAAACTTAGCTTTCTCAGCAGAGTCTTGAGCCTTATTCGCTTTGCGCTCGGCCTCAAGTTTCTTCTGCATCTCCAACCGTACCGTGTTCTCCCTACGACGCTTCCTCTGCATGTCCTTCTTGCGttctttctcatcctgaATTTCTTTGGCTTGGACTTCTGAGATGACGGAGGCCTCGTTGGCAATCCGAAACCGGTCCATTCCCGCAGAGGCCTGCTTCTCGAGAGACTTGCCAAGGTTGACCAGGAACGTATTTCGGCGACGCTGCATCTCGTGTAAGTAGGGTATTACGTGTAAACTTAAATACAGCGGCTTACCTTGCGCTTTATGCCCTCCTCTTTCAAGGTATGTAAGGCCCGTCTCTTACATTGCAATTTGTACTGTTCATACTCTTCTTCGAACCCAGGGGCTTCCACATCACTTTTTTCAGCATTGTCAATCTCCACCATAAGTTTGTTGATAGTTTCCGACTCCCGTTCGGACAAAACCTTGCGGGGGCTGAGGAAAGACCATGACTGAGTAGTCGTCTTGGTTGGCTCAGGAATACCGTTGCTTAATATACCGTTCGAGGGTTCACCCGCTTTGTTGTCCTGCTCCGCGTTGCGACGGCGTTTCTCCGAGCTCGGCTTTTTCTCCAGTCTGGGTAATACCTGTTCCTGCTCTTTCACTTTCTGATGCGACGGCGGAACATGAGGTGGGGGAGGCGGGCTAAGCTGCGTTGCTTCTCGTGGTGTTGATGTTACCGGTGCCGGCGTCGTCTCTGGTGGGGGGGATTGTCGTTTAGGAGGAGAGCGCTCTTCGGCCGGCCCAGATAATATACTAGCGAAGGACATGGGGTCTGCAGCCCTGGCGGGCTTCTACATGCAGCAACAAAGTCATACATCAGTAAAGGAGTTCTCTAATCCAGCGTAGAGAGTGTAATTGATATGAAATGAAGAACGTACTGCTTCCTTTGGAGGGGAGGCCGGCTTTGGTTCTCTCATGATAGACGACGGATACCCAGCAACACCAGGGCCGCCTAGATAAGATGACTCGGTGTCTTTCTTCGGGGATAGTTGCGGATGGCCCTCAGGCCTACCAGTCGGATGGGGATGGGACGGAGTGGAGGGACCGTAAGGAGATGCGCCGTTGCCTGGTAAGACGGGCCCAGAGTAgggccgaggaagaggaaacTGGGGAGTTCCAGCCGCCGAGTGGGCCTGGAACTGCGATGAAGGATCCGGAGGATGTGGCGGAGGTGCACTCCCGTTCAATGGTGGGAGGGTCGCCGGTAATGGAGACGCATGTGAATAGTGAGGGCTCCGGGACATGGTGGTCTGCGGAGGGAACGCAGGAGGCGTCTGGGGAGGATGCTGCTGATACTGATCATTGTTGGGATAAAAGGGGCGGCTCTTGTTTGGAGGGGAGTAACCAGGATAACGGTGCTGCTGGGTAGGGGACTGGGGATTATATGGCGGAGCTCCCGTCATGGTGGCCGCGTGTGCCGAAAACGCGGCGGCGAATGCTTCACGATGCCAACAGTAAGAGTGAAAGAGACGAAGGCAGGGAGGATCGTGTCAGATGAACATGAACTGTCACGATACGTGACCGCCGGCCATGCGCGGGAGGCCAGGTTAGTGTTGCGAATTGTACAAGCGAAGCTATCACGCGTCCGTCCGGTTGTCGCTTTAGCGCTACCTGCTTTGAGAATTAATTTAAGCTGCTCAAGTATCGGGAGGTGAGTTGGAAAGGAAGGTAGGTGATCGCCGATGTGTTATAGGTGTGAAGGTgaatgagggaaagggaCGACGATGGAGTGGAAGGGGAGATTGCCTTACTGGGTGCACAGGAATCTTAAGAGGAAGGCTCTTTGTGCTTCAAGTTGGTGATGAACCGACAAATCCTCGCGGCGGGTCAGCGGTTTCCGAAAGAGAACAACAGTCGACCGATGAGGCGAGGATGCGCCAAAAGCCAGGCCCAGCCAAGGAGTGGTGGGTGTAATCAATTTGCCTGGGCCGGCGGATGGAgctgggagaaaagaagatggaagttcTGGGATTGGTTACGGATCggagagatggtgatggagatggaaaggttaggaaagaggatgaggaggaggaggcggaggagaggaaggaagaaagagtgaCGATGGCGGATgagatggtggtggtgattatGGTGATGGATGGTTTTTGGCCGATCCAGTATTTTTCCCTCTCTGGTCACTTTCTATCCGTTTTCCCCCTTTGCCcaactcttctttcctgtctgGTCTTGTTCGTCGTGTCGTTCGTCTGCTGTACTGCTTAAAGCGCCCATCCGAAACACGCTCGTCGCGGTATGTGTATTTTCATTACTTACGGTAAAGTAGACTAGGCCGATTTGGGCATGAGTGAGACAGCCTAGGTCGAGCTTATCTTCTTTTGCGGCCTACGGGGAATGGACATACTATACATGTACATAGGTAGTATATCCTATAACTATGTCTGTAAGCCATTGGAGGCAATTCAACTTGCACGACGGTTCGTTCATTTTGGTTTCCCCATTTAACCCTCTAAGCAGCTCAGCCATAGTATTTAGTAGGTAAGTAAAAATTTCAACGGACCTCCGTCATGATCAAAGCCCGTCTAGTTCAATACTGGTAATTACCACCCCGGATGATCTCAGGTAGATTGAATGTTCCATCTTCGATTGATATGGTCAGACAGTTATTTTCCTACAAGTTTCCTTCTGTCATTGAATACCCAGGGGATGCTAGAATGTTGCTACATATGTCGGCAACCGCTTTCTGCATGGCCACAACCCAAGACAAAGTATTCTATACTTTTGCACTGACTTTATGAGATAAGAGGTTTCTAGTCATGTTCAATCTAGTCCTTTCATTCCTTACGCCGGTTATGCTGTTTGCGCAAACCACTTCAGAGAGTCCCGACAGCAAAGCCAGTTGAACCCTGGATAAGCATTTTTTTAACcgaatttccctttcctgccGTTTTGTATTTGACTATGTCTAAACTAAATAGGGGATAAAGATAAATTCCGTGGCATTAAGACTGTGGGAATACTCACTACCATTCTGTGCAACCCGCCACCAACAATGACTAGTAAGCGTTTATAAACACGCACCATTGAATACAATCCAGTACACACCTCTAAGACGCGTGCTGAGCAAGTTAGCTGAGGCCGAGAGTGGGAAGCTTTTACACCTGTAAGATGACATCTCTGTTTGAGAGCAGTTTAGCCTCGCTTGAAAATCTCACcgagagaagatgatcatcatTACCCAGCTGCTCGTTCGTGTCTAGCGGCAAGGGAGAAGAGCACTTCTCGCCTTGTGTGGGCAATCGAGGAGGCATCAACTTTGATCTTTCGATCTGCTTGATATCCCCAAGACTTTGGTTATTTTGGACGTATGTGTGGTTGATATGTAATTGTAATAAGGAATTGTTTGATCCGATGATTGATATCAATTTAAAGGCTATAGATGGCTAAGACTTTGGGGGCGATACAGATCGGAGTGTTGGAAAGGGGCTTGCTTTCGTTTGACAGCATAAGCTATCGTGGTGTTACAGCGGTAGCAAACACGTGGAACAGGAATCCTTATATTGTCTAGATCATAGACATGTCAAACATTTCAGACAATCCCCTTCACTAGCAGACTACACACCCAAATGCTATCAATGAAGAAACGGACAGAATTATATGTACTTCTACAGAGGGTGGAGGTCAGGTGGCTTCCGAAAGGTCCTTCGCCCGTAAGGTACTCCTGCTAGGCTTTGAAAGTTTTAAAAACCCCGCTATCTGCCCTCAAAAactcttttgtctttctcaaTTGACAGGAGGGTCTGCGCGGAGGATGTTATTGTCTCCGTATCCATGAGTGCGATGAGAGAAGACAGtaatgatgacgacgagaaCAGAATCACAAACAAGGTGATCCTACAGATGTTACTGAAGACACCATCTGCTCTGGGTCGTAAAATTGTCGCTGACTTTCAGGGAGAAGTTCAAGTCTTTCTTTTATAGCAGGAACTGAACCGAATCACCGAC from Aspergillus oryzae RIB40 DNA, chromosome 1 encodes the following:
- the ino80 gene encoding chromatin-remodeling ATPase INO80 (SNF2 family DNA-dependent ATPase), whose amino-acid sequence is MSFASILSGPAEERSPPKRQSPPPETTPAPVTSTPREATQLSPPPPPHVPPSHQKVKEQEQVLPRLEKKPSSEKRRRNAEQDNKAGEPSNGILSNGIPEPTKTTTQSWSFLSPRKVLSERESETINKLMVEIDNAEKSDVEAPGFEEEYEQYKLQCKRRALHTLKEEGIKRKRRRNTFLVNLGKSLEKQASAGMDRFRIANEASVISEVQAKEIQDEKERKKDMQRKRRRENTVRLEMQKKLEAERKANKAQDSAEKAKFLREAERAQRKIKTTKRALEGVTAPEEIGEVTPLAPNLEGGTTSSFHIGRSSPSRRKSGRGGPVTRPKKSKEQKQAEKDAAEAAYAAMENDEPLPLAPKEDPRKESLKKEAKGSRSKESSPAPLSAFETKGYNQIYEQIWRDIARKDIPKVYRIKALSLSTRQENLRKTAQLASKQSRKWQERTNKSMKDTQARAKRTMREMMSFWKRNEREERDLRRLAERQEIESAKKAEAEREANRQRRKLNFLISQTELYSHFIGRKIKGAEGDSGDTAVEGSDETVQPGKDEEHAMEDAGAKVTNFEDLDFDAEDETALRQAAMANAQNAVKEAQDRARAFNDGQDHMAALDEGELNFQNPTSLGDIEISQPTMLTAKLKEYQLKGLNWLVNLYEQGINGILADEMGLGKTIQSISVMAYLAEVHNIWGPFLVIAPASTLHNWQQEITKFVPDIKVLPYWGSAKDRKILRKFWDRKHITYTKESEFHVLVTSYQLVVLDAQYFQKVKWQYMILDEAQAIKSSQSSRWKNLLGFSCRNRLLLTGTPIQNNMQELWALLHFIMPTLFDSHDEFSEWFSKDIESHAQSNTKLNEDQLKRLHMILKPFMLRRVKKHVQQELGDKVEKDVFCDLTYRQRAYYTNLRNRVSIMDLIEKAAVGDEADSTTLMNLVMQFRKVCNHPDLFERAETKSPFSVAHFAETASFVREGQNVDVGYSTRNLIEYPLPRLLCGSDGRVDVAGPGNLHAGFRGKYLAHLMNIFAPENIKHSAEHDGTFSFLRFVDTSINEAYEQSHQGIFERAVRRRGKPNRLSRLNVVYDDDKATMASALPHTMFNIVQRNDQHAINDVTTEGYMRELTTVAQSAFERKGLGIIEPCVSPAASAPPITVSSSSRAPLSEMNDSLFNVSVRHALFSTPSKQLEQQILEKKLDPIPYSLPPMLPQPISIKGRYTHIEVPSMRRFVTDSGKLAKLDELLRELKAGGHRVLLYFQMTRMIDLMEEYLTYRNYKYCRLDGSTKLEDRRDTVADFQQRPEIFVFLLSTRAGGLGINLTAADTVIFYDSDWNPTIDSQAMDRAHRLGQTRQVTVYRLITRGTIEERIRKRALQKEEVQRVVISGGAAGGVDFNTRNRESRTKDIAMWLADDEQAELIEQKEKEALDRGEVFGASKGGKKAAQKRKRDITLDDMYHEVSFAIH
- a CDS encoding uncharacterized protein (predicted protein), whose product is MEVLGLVTDRRDGDGDGKVRKEDEEEEAEERKEERVTMADEMVVVIMVMDGFWPIQYFSLSGHFLSVFPLCPTLLSCLVLFVVSAHPKHARRGSISYNYVCKPLEAIQLARRKNFNGPPS